Proteins found in one Quercus robur chromosome 2, dhQueRobu3.1, whole genome shotgun sequence genomic segment:
- the LOC126712267 gene encoding phenylcoumaran benzylic ether reductase Betv6, which produces MAHKSKVLIIGGTGYIGKFIVEASAKAGHPTFALVRESTVSDPVKGKLVENFKNLGVTLVHGDLYDHGSLVKAIKQVDVVISTVGHLQIVDQVKIIAAIKEAGNVKRFYPSEFGNDVDRVHAVDPAKTAFASKAQIRRAVEAEGIPFTYVSSNYFAGYFLPTLAQPGVTAPPRDKVVIPGDGNPKAIFNKEDDIGTYTIKSVDDPRALNKVLYIRPPGNIYSFNELVALWEKKIGKTIEKIYVPEEKLLKDIQEAPIPINVILSINHSVFVKGDHTNFEIEPSFGVEASQLYPDVKYTSVEEYLDQFV; this is translated from the exons ATGGCTCACAAAAGCAAGGTTTTGATAATCGGAGGCACAGGCTACATCGGAAAATTCATCGTGGAAGCAAGTGCAAAGGCTGGTCATCCCACTTTTGCTCTGGTCAGAGAGAGCACAGTCTCTGATCCCGTTAAGGGAAAACTCGTTGAGAATTTCAAGAACTTGGGTGTCACTTTGGTCCAC GGAGATCTTTACGACCATGGGAGTTTGGTGAAAGCAATTAAGCAAGTGGATGTGGTGATATCAACTGTGGGTCACTTGCAAATTGTAGATCAGGTCAAGATCATTGCTGCCATTAAAGAAGCTGGTAACGTTAAG AGATTCTACCCATCTGAATTCGGAAACGATGTGGACCGCGTCCATGCTGTGGATCCAGCGAAGACTGCATTTGCTTCCAAGGCCCAAATCCGACGTGCTGTTGAGGCCGAAGGCATTCCCTTCACTTATGTGTCATCCAACTACTTTGCTGGCTATTTTCTTCCTACCTTGGCGCAGCCAGGAGTCACTGCTCCTCCTAGAGACAAAGTCGTTATCCCCGGAGATGGAAATCCCAAGG CAATTTTTAATAAGGAAGATGACATTGGAACCTATACCATTAAATCTGTGGATGACCCAAGAGCATTGAACAAGGTACTCTACATCAGGCCTCCAGGAAACATTTACTCCTTCAATGAGCTTGTTGCCCTTTGGGAGAAGAAGATTGGCAAAACCATTGAGAAAATCTATGTTCCAGAGGAAAAGCTTTTGAAGGACATCCAAG AGGCCCCAATTCCAATTAATGTGATATTGTCAATCAATCACTCAGTGTTTGTGAAGGGTGATCACACTAACTTTGAAATTGAGCCATCATTTGGTGTGGAGGCTTCCCAGCTGTATCCAGATGTCAAATACACCTCTGTGGAAGAATACCTGGACCAATTTGTTTGA